A stretch of Clostridia bacterium DNA encodes these proteins:
- the speA gene encoding biosynthetic arginine decarboxylase has product MNKVEQLGRWTKEKSEELYGINSWGQHYFSISKEGEVIVNPFKDQPKVGASIREIVEGIKDRGLDMPVLLRFENLLDSQISFLNESFAAAMQKLEYKGSYRGIYPVKVNQQQQVIQEVTKFGQRYHHGLEVGSKAELIAAMSHMEDKEACIICNGYKDTEFIDLGLSALKMGFQTFFVIEIPGELAIILDRAEILGVKPNIGVRIKLSSKAGGHWSESGGDRSIFGLNMSQIIEIVDNLKELDMLDTLKLVHYHVGSQIPNIRDIRSAAKEAAQVYAELVREGAPMGYLDLGGGLAVDYDGSNTNYQNSCNYQVEEYCTDIVEAVMGVMQDKGIDHPVIITESGRALVAYYSVLIFNVLDVAQFEEHEIPETLPEDSSEALKYLHEVNRTLNLKNIQECYNDALYYRDTIRDSFNHGKVSLRERALAEKTFWSIMFKIARERKRLKFVPTELEDLQSAIADIYYCNFSLFQSLPDSWAIDQLFPIMPIHRLLELPSRNGIIADITCDCDGNIDSFIDMHDVKSTLPLHELKPSEDYYLGAFLVGAYQETLGDLHNLFGDTNVVSVRLNRDGGYSFVSEIEGDSVEDVLSYVEYDIKQMRKHFKKTAENAVSEGLISPKERKEIISAFESGLRGYTYYER; this is encoded by the coding sequence ATGAATAAAGTAGAACAGCTGGGCAGATGGACAAAAGAGAAATCAGAAGAGCTATATGGCATTAATAGTTGGGGCCAACATTACTTTTCTATATCTAAAGAAGGAGAAGTAATTGTGAATCCTTTTAAGGATCAACCAAAGGTTGGAGCTAGCATTAGAGAAATCGTGGAAGGCATAAAAGATCGAGGTTTGGATATGCCTGTACTATTAAGATTTGAAAATCTTTTGGATTCACAGATCAGCTTTTTGAATGAATCATTCGCGGCAGCAATGCAGAAGTTGGAATATAAAGGTTCGTACCGAGGTATTTACCCGGTTAAGGTGAACCAACAGCAACAGGTCATTCAAGAAGTGACCAAGTTTGGACAACGCTACCATCATGGACTTGAGGTTGGTAGTAAGGCAGAATTGATTGCAGCTATGTCCCATATGGAAGATAAGGAAGCTTGCATTATCTGTAACGGATATAAGGATACAGAATTTATAGATTTAGGATTAAGTGCCTTAAAAATGGGGTTTCAGACATTCTTTGTTATTGAGATACCAGGGGAATTGGCGATTATCTTAGATCGAGCAGAAATATTGGGTGTGAAGCCGAATATCGGTGTTCGCATTAAGTTGTCTTCTAAGGCTGGTGGGCACTGGTCTGAATCTGGAGGCGACCGGAGTATATTTGGACTAAACATGTCGCAGATTATTGAGATTGTAGATAATCTAAAAGAGCTAGATATGTTGGATACACTCAAATTAGTCCACTACCACGTCGGTTCACAGATTCCCAACATTCGGGATATTCGTTCTGCAGCCAAAGAGGCAGCTCAGGTGTATGCTGAGCTGGTTCGAGAGGGAGCGCCCATGGGCTACCTTGATTTAGGTGGCGGACTGGCTGTAGATTATGATGGCTCTAATACCAACTACCAGAACAGTTGTAATTATCAAGTGGAAGAATACTGTACAGATATTGTGGAAGCAGTTATGGGGGTTATGCAGGATAAAGGAATCGATCATCCTGTCATCATAACTGAATCAGGTAGGGCGCTAGTAGCCTACTATTCTGTGCTTATCTTCAATGTATTGGATGTAGCCCAGTTTGAGGAACACGAGATACCGGAAACCTTACCAGAGGATTCTTCAGAGGCCTTGAAATATTTGCATGAGGTAAATCGAACCTTGAATTTGAAGAATATTCAGGAGTGCTATAACGATGCCTTGTATTACAGGGATACTATTCGTGATTCCTTTAATCATGGTAAAGTGAGTTTGAGAGAACGGGCTCTGGCAGAAAAGACTTTTTGGAGTATCATGTTTAAAATAGCAAGAGAACGGAAGAGACTCAAGTTTGTTCCTACCGAATTGGAGGATTTGCAAAGTGCGATTGCGGATATTTACTATTGCAATTTTTCCCTATTTCAATCATTGCCGGATAGTTGGGCGATTGATCAGCTATTTCCCATCATGCCGATTCATCGCTTGTTAGAGCTTCCAAGTAGAAATGGAATTATTGCGGATATAACTTGCGATTGTGACGGTAATATAGATAGCTTTATCGATATGCATGATGTCAAATCCACACTACCACTTCACGAATTAAAGCCGAGTGAAGATTATTATTTGGGAGCATTTCTGGTGGGTGCCTACCAGGAGACACTCGGTGATTTACATAACTTGTTTGGGGACACAAATGTGGTTAGTGTACGATTGAACCGTGATGGTGGATATAGCTTTGTCAGCGAAATCGAGGGTGATAGTGTCGAAGACGTTCTAAGCTATGTAGAGTATGATATTAAGCAGATGCGCAAGCACTTCAAAAAGACGGCCGAGAATGCTGTCAGTGAAGGGCTCATCAGTCCTAAGGAGCGTAAGGAAATCATCAGTGCCTTTGAAAGCGGCTTACGTGGTTATACATATTACGAGAGATAG
- a CDS encoding CDP-alcohol phosphatidyltransferase family protein: MRYLPNILTVMRICLVPIFPFVFFSGGPNSHYQALGIYILASMTDVLDGYLARRYDLVTVVGTVLDPLADKLMLLMAVTCLYVDQTLPAWAFLFILFSEVFMIITGFYMYFRKKHFVIPSNRYGKGATIIFFIGVAINILFPNLLISILVFGFALILKLIAIFSYATHYFQHQNKA, encoded by the coding sequence ATGAGATACTTACCCAATATACTAACTGTGATGCGTATATGCCTAGTTCCCATCTTCCCATTTGTCTTTTTTTCTGGTGGCCCAAACAGTCACTATCAGGCTTTGGGCATCTACATACTAGCCAGTATGACTGACGTATTGGATGGTTACCTAGCGCGGCGCTATGACCTAGTAACTGTCGTTGGTACCGTACTAGACCCTTTGGCTGACAAATTAATGCTCCTTATGGCTGTCACTTGTCTTTACGTGGATCAGACCTTACCCGCTTGGGCCTTCCTATTCATATTATTTAGTGAAGTCTTCATGATTATTACTGGGTTTTATATGTATTTTCGTAAAAAGCACTTTGTCATCCCTTCCAATCGTTATGGTAAGGGTGCAACAATCATCTTCTTTATTGGCGTAGCCATAAACATCCTTTTTCCGAACTTACTCATCAGTATCTTAGTTTTTGGATTTGCACTGATCCTAAAACTCATTGCTATCTTTTCCTACGCCACACATTACTTCCAACATCAAAATAAAGCATAG
- a CDS encoding threonine/serine exporter family protein: MAQIITSFIGALGFAILFNVRGRYLFETAIGGMLGWIGYSLLTGCLPNDYLAFLAASMLVTAYSEILARIEKAPATTFLIAGIIPLVPGKGLYYTMSSAIAADSVGFFAQGMQTFGAAIAIAGGVMAASSLFRVYASLRTGEGNS; the protein is encoded by the coding sequence ATGGCTCAAATAATAACATCATTCATTGGGGCATTGGGATTTGCTATTCTCTTCAATGTACGCGGACGGTATCTATTTGAAACGGCTATCGGTGGTATGCTGGGGTGGATTGGATATAGTTTGTTGACTGGTTGCCTACCCAATGACTATTTGGCATTTTTAGCAGCGTCTATGTTAGTGACTGCCTATTCAGAAATACTGGCTCGTATAGAAAAAGCTCCGGCGACTACCTTTCTGATTGCTGGTATAATTCCATTGGTACCCGGTAAGGGACTCTATTATACGATGAGTTCTGCTATTGCAGCAGATTCTGTTGGCTTTTTTGCTCAAGGCATGCAGACTTTTGGTGCCGCCATTGCAATTGCTGGTGGCGTTATGGCAGCATCGTCGCTCTTTAGAGTCTACGCCTCCTTAAGAACGGGAGAAGGAAATAGTTAA
- a CDS encoding threonine/serine exporter family protein encodes MNQIMLAQLLDIGERMLISGAEVNRVEETISRMVKAYGVYRVDVFTITSSIVVTVTTELGEMLSQTRRILTYETNLDKLRKLNQLARSVVADCPASSDIAKQLHEIQETELYPSWLKLIIYGLIAGSFCIFFGGTIEDGLVAALIGIVLKLSISLLSKVERNTVMVHVLSPFLIGSLAIGLNRIGLGDQIEMILIGNIMLLIPGLSLTNSIRDIISGDTMAGILRMSEAVLVSLSIAIGFGLSTLMWGGW; translated from the coding sequence ATGAATCAGATAATGCTGGCACAGTTGCTGGATATTGGAGAGAGGATGCTGATTAGTGGTGCTGAGGTTAACCGGGTAGAGGAGACCATCAGCAGAATGGTAAAGGCCTATGGTGTGTATAGGGTGGATGTATTTACCATTACCTCGAGTATTGTGGTGACTGTGACTACCGAGTTGGGAGAGATGCTCAGCCAAACCAGGAGAATATTGACTTATGAGACCAACCTCGACAAATTAAGAAAACTAAACCAATTGGCCCGAAGTGTCGTTGCTGATTGCCCCGCATCTTCAGATATTGCAAAGCAATTACATGAGATCCAAGAGACTGAGCTATATCCTTCTTGGCTGAAGTTAATAATTTATGGCTTGATAGCAGGTTCTTTTTGTATTTTCTTTGGTGGGACCATAGAAGATGGCTTGGTAGCAGCTTTGATAGGGATCGTGCTTAAATTGAGTATCAGTTTGCTAAGCAAAGTGGAAAGAAATACCGTTATGGTGCATGTTCTTAGCCCTTTCTTAATTGGAAGCCTAGCAATAGGGCTGAATAGGATTGGACTAGGAGACCAAATTGAAATGATTTTAATTGGTAACATCATGCTTTTGATACCAGGTCTATCGCTAACCAATTCGATTAGAGACATTATCAGCGGGGATACTATGGCCGGAATTCTACGTATGAGTGAGGCTGTATTGGTATCATTAAGCATTGCGATTGGATTCGGTCTTTCTACTTTGATGTGGGGAGGGTGGTAA
- a CDS encoding nitroreductase family protein — translation MDSINTRRSIRHFSKKEVEEEKIIKLLRAAMQAPSAVNQRPWDFLVIRDEKKKQDLAMTSPYAAPLARAPLAIVMLGDENNIKYLDYWHQDMAAATENLLLRAVDLGLGAVWMGVSPDETRMALVREVCGLPAHVKPFALIACGYPEKGKEENRELDRFMEERIHYETY, via the coding sequence ATGGATAGTATTAATACTAGAAGAAGTATTCGACATTTTAGTAAGAAAGAAGTTGAAGAGGAAAAAATCATCAAATTGCTGAGGGCTGCCATGCAAGCTCCTTCTGCAGTTAACCAAAGACCATGGGACTTTCTTGTAATAAGGGATGAGAAAAAAAAGCAGGATTTGGCAATGACAAGCCCCTATGCTGCTCCTTTGGCTAGAGCTCCTTTGGCCATTGTTATGTTGGGTGATGAGAATAATATTAAATATTTGGACTATTGGCATCAGGATATGGCAGCAGCTACTGAGAATTTGCTTTTGCGTGCCGTTGACCTTGGATTAGGCGCTGTTTGGATGGGTGTTAGCCCAGATGAAACACGCATGGCTCTAGTCCGTGAAGTTTGTGGGCTACCCGCTCATGTTAAACCCTTCGCATTAATTGCTTGTGGTTATCCTGAAAAAGGTAAGGAAGAAAATAGAGAGCTAGACCGCTTCATGGAAGAACGTATTCATTACGAGACATATTAG
- a CDS encoding histidine phosphatase family protein — protein MDIILFRHGIAEERGKKTDDSKRALTEEGIQKIQRAALVLNQVLDVEKLSIWHSPLLRTVQTAEILREVWGLKEMTPKDWIASGEDWTFEKSLGDAQKETLVIVGHAPMLDFWCEDLCGEKIKLKKGGAVCIRWTVGSEGELAWLMQPKGWQLFAHRR, from the coding sequence ATGGATATTATTTTATTTCGCCACGGTATAGCAGAAGAACGGGGGAAAAAGACTGATGATAGCAAACGGGCGCTAACAGAGGAAGGAATTCAAAAAATACAGCGTGCCGCGTTGGTTCTTAATCAGGTTTTAGATGTTGAGAAATTGAGTATCTGGCATAGCCCATTGCTACGTACTGTGCAAACAGCAGAAATTTTGCGCGAAGTTTGGGGCTTGAAAGAGATGACACCCAAGGATTGGATTGCTAGTGGAGAGGATTGGACATTTGAAAAATCTCTTGGTGATGCGCAGAAAGAGACCTTGGTTATTGTGGGCCATGCACCAATGCTAGATTTTTGGTGTGAGGATCTTTGTGGGGAAAAAATTAAGCTCAAAAAAGGAGGAGCTGTCTGTATTAGATGGACAGTAGGTTCCGAAGGTGAACTTGCTTGGTTAATGCAACCCAAGGGTTGGCAATTGTTTGCTCATCGTCGTTGA
- a CDS encoding DNA-3-methyladenine glycosylase I yields MQRCPWCGNDPLYIAYHDQEWGVPVRDDQKQFEFLVLESAQAGLSWITILRKREGYRTAYDNFNPEIIASYGEPKVQQLMQNPAIVRNERKIRASIQNAKSFLLIQKEFGSFSNYLWGFIDNKPIINHWTDISQIPAKTMLSEQISKDMKQRGFSFLGPTILYAHMQATGLVNDHITSCFCYKKLIS; encoded by the coding sequence ATGCAACGGTGTCCTTGGTGTGGCAATGACCCACTATATATAGCATATCACGACCAAGAATGGGGAGTGCCTGTTCGAGATGATCAGAAGCAATTTGAATTTTTAGTATTGGAGTCTGCCCAAGCTGGACTCAGCTGGATTACCATTCTAAGAAAACGTGAAGGCTACCGTACGGCCTACGATAATTTTAACCCTGAAATCATAGCTTCTTATGGCGAGCCAAAAGTACAGCAACTCATGCAGAATCCTGCTATTGTGCGTAATGAGCGCAAGATACGAGCTTCAATACAAAATGCCAAATCATTTTTGCTTATTCAAAAGGAATTCGGTAGTTTCAGTAACTATCTTTGGGGATTTATTGATAATAAACCGATTATCAATCATTGGACGGATATATCCCAAATTCCTGCCAAAACAATGCTCTCTGAACAAATTAGTAAAGATATGAAACAACGCGGATTCTCATTTCTAGGGCCCACTATTCTTTATGCTCATATGCAGGCCACGGGACTCGTCAATGACCATATAACTAGCTGCTTTTGCTACAAGAAACTGATATCATAA
- a CDS encoding DUF1801 domain-containing protein, whose translation MELRKIFKEVYTNFLTDSPKTIYPDGYHANPLLELPFVHLASQKKYISLYHMGLYTNETLLSWFKEEYLKLNIGRLDMGKSCIRFKKMDKIPYELIGELSRKVSIQEYILWYEKNIKK comes from the coding sequence ATTGAGTTAAGAAAAATCTTTAAGGAAGTTTACACCAATTTCTTGACAGACTCACCCAAAACGATTTATCCTGATGGGTATCATGCTAATCCTTTATTAGAATTGCCATTTGTTCATTTGGCCTCTCAAAAAAAGTACATCTCCCTATATCACATGGGTCTATATACCAATGAGACCTTACTCTCTTGGTTTAAGGAAGAATATCTTAAGCTGAATATTGGTAGGTTGGACATGGGAAAGAGCTGCATTCGCTTTAAAAAAATGGATAAGATTCCCTATGAATTGATTGGAGAATTGAGCAGAAAGGTGTCCATCCAAGAATACATCCTATGGTATGAAAAAAATATAAAGAAATAG
- a CDS encoding IS256 family transposase gives MAQKKLIDKQLIRELMKEGELKDVKDIQSLLKAQFKDIMQEMLEAELDHELGYSKYDYKNKDTTNSRNGIRSKKVRSDYGEMEIDIPRDRNGDFEPVIIKKNQRDVSSIDDQVISMYAKGMTVRDIQDHLHNLYGIDVSPTMISQITEKILPVIKEWQQRPLQEVYAHLIMDAIHYKVRQDGKIVNKAVYIILGIDLDGKKDVVGMWVGENETSKFWLKVLTDLQHRGVKDVLIVSIDGLNGFKEAIQAVYPDTRIQRCIVHMIRNSTKYLSWKDRKAFVNDLKPIYKAINEDSALNALQDLEDKWGEKYYIAVKPWKDNWDEVATMFEYPAEIRRMIYTTNAIESFNRQLRKVTKSKSVFPTDDALLKMLYLAMIDITKKWTMRTRDWGKIINQLAIHFEGRI, from the coding sequence ATGGCCCAGAAAAAACTCATCGACAAACAACTGATCCGCGAACTCATGAAAGAAGGCGAGCTTAAGGATGTCAAAGACATCCAGTCCCTACTAAAAGCACAATTCAAAGACATCATGCAAGAAATGCTGGAAGCTGAACTGGATCATGAACTCGGATATAGCAAGTATGACTATAAGAACAAGGATACTACAAACAGCCGTAACGGCATTCGTTCTAAAAAGGTTCGTTCCGATTATGGAGAAATGGAAATTGACATACCTAGAGACCGTAATGGGGATTTTGAACCTGTAATCATTAAGAAAAACCAACGTGATGTTTCAAGTATTGATGACCAGGTCATAAGCATGTATGCCAAAGGGATGACTGTCAGAGACATTCAGGATCATCTACATAACCTTTACGGAATTGATGTATCACCAACCATGATTTCACAGATTACTGAGAAAATATTACCTGTAATAAAGGAATGGCAGCAACGCCCACTACAAGAGGTTTATGCCCACCTAATCATGGATGCCATCCACTACAAAGTCCGTCAGGATGGAAAGATAGTCAACAAAGCAGTCTACATCATACTAGGTATTGATTTGGACGGTAAAAAGGACGTTGTAGGTATGTGGGTCGGAGAAAATGAGACCAGTAAATTTTGGCTTAAAGTGTTAACTGATTTGCAGCATCGTGGTGTTAAGGATGTGCTGATAGTGTCTATCGATGGACTGAATGGCTTTAAAGAAGCAATACAGGCTGTTTATCCAGACACCAGAATTCAGCGGTGCATCGTTCATATGATTCGCAATTCAACGAAATACCTGTCCTGGAAGGACCGTAAAGCATTCGTCAATGATCTTAAACCAATCTACAAAGCAATCAACGAAGATTCCGCTTTGAACGCTCTACAAGATTTAGAAGACAAGTGGGGCGAGAAGTATTATATCGCGGTAAAACCTTGGAAAGACAACTGGGATGAAGTAGCAACAATGTTCGAGTATCCGGCTGAAATCAGAAGGATGATATACACAACAAACGCCATCGAAAGCTTTAACCGCCAGCTACGCAAAGTCACGAAATCCAAGAGTGTGTTTCCAACCGATGATGCCCTGTTGAAAATGCTGTATCTGGCAATGATTGATATAACCAAGAAATGGACTATGAGGACTCGGGACTGGGGTAAAATTATTAATCAGCTAGCAATTCACTTCGAGGGACGTATTTGA
- a CDS encoding DUF1801 domain-containing protein, translating to MNSQAKIPEEYVSELSPERKEAINNLREILKKNLPQELIETMSYGMIGYVVPKRGCKIIGVNS from the coding sequence ATGAATAGTCAAGCTAAAATACCAGAAGAATATGTCTCCGAGCTCTCACCGGAACGAAAAGAGGCAATAAACAATTTACGGGAGATATTGAAGAAGAACCTGCCCCAGGAATTAATTGAAACGATGTCTTACGGTATGATTGGGTATGTAGTACCCAAAAGAGGGTGTAAAATAATTGGTGTAAACTCCTGA
- a CDS encoding histidine phosphatase family protein: protein METKASFTLYLMRHGETVANKEQRYLGSSESPLTELGISQHHRIMNRLSDIEFERIYTSPRKRCLCLAEPLAKNAWPPVVDERIRELDFGVFELLYWQVAKNRYPGVWEKYGKMESSYCLPEGESLNDFESRIADFAEELLNSDFSGNVAVVSHGGVATTLICQLLGFEPSERWHFRLDNGQVAKIRIQEGFPYLIL, encoded by the coding sequence ATGGAAACGAAAGCAAGCTTTACATTATATCTAATGCGGCATGGCGAGACTGTTGCCAATAAGGAACAACGGTACTTGGGTTCTAGTGAATCCCCTCTTACAGAACTAGGAATTAGTCAACACCATAGGATTATGAATCGATTGAGTGATATTGAATTTGAAAGGATCTACACTAGTCCAAGAAAACGCTGTCTTTGCTTGGCTGAGCCGTTGGCGAAGAACGCATGGCCACCGGTCGTAGATGAGCGAATTCGTGAACTGGATTTCGGGGTGTTCGAGCTGTTGTACTGGCAGGTAGCCAAAAATAGGTATCCCGGTGTTTGGGAAAAATATGGGAAAATGGAATCTTCCTACTGCTTACCAGAAGGCGAGTCGCTGAATGATTTTGAGTCACGAATTGCTGATTTTGCAGAGGAACTCTTAAACAGTGATTTTAGCGGGAACGTGGCCGTGGTAAGTCATGGCGGTGTAGCAACAACCTTAATTTGTCAACTGTTGGGTTTTGAACCCTCTGAACGCTGGCATTTTAGATTAGATAATGGACAGGTAGCAAAGATTAGAATTCAGGAAGGTTTTCCCTACCTGATCTTATAA
- the cobS gene encoding adenosylcobinamide-GDP ribazoletransferase: protein MKRFIAMLTFYTRMPIPKNMVLDTIDFEKSLGYVPIVGLLIGLVMYGMGYLFTRFSTSISSVLLVIVYLFVTGGLHIDGLADTLDAFGSNRPREKMLEIMKDSHVGSFGVLGIVMWFASLAVLLGEVPLFALLLFPLVGRNAALLVASTNNYARKSGLGSIFVEAAKMSHFMWGTVLYMLVLFLLYGFELTALLLFTAYLLSMIVIFILLSSMGKKLGGVTGDLIGFAIESSQLVFLLLVYITVLP from the coding sequence ATGAAACGCTTTATCGCCATGCTCACTTTCTATACGCGTATGCCAATACCAAAGAATATGGTTCTCGATACGATTGATTTTGAAAAAAGCTTAGGTTATGTTCCAATTGTAGGGCTATTAATTGGTTTGGTTATGTATGGTATGGGCTATTTGTTTACTCGCTTTTCGACCTCAATCAGTTCGGTACTTCTGGTCATTGTTTATCTCTTTGTCACGGGTGGATTACATATTGATGGCTTGGCGGATACACTAGATGCATTTGGCAGCAATCGTCCTCGTGAGAAAATGCTTGAGATTATGAAGGACAGTCATGTCGGTTCCTTTGGTGTATTGGGTATCGTGATGTGGTTTGCTTCGTTAGCTGTGTTGCTAGGAGAAGTTCCACTTTTTGCATTACTACTATTTCCCTTGGTAGGTCGAAATGCTGCTCTCTTGGTTGCCTCCACAAATAACTATGCAAGAAAAAGCGGATTGGGTTCTATTTTTGTAGAAGCAGCTAAGATGAGCCACTTTATGTGGGGAACAGTACTATATATGCTAGTCCTTTTCCTGCTGTATGGCTTTGAATTGACGGCGCTACTCTTGTTTACGGCCTACCTGCTTAGTATGATCGTGATATTCATTTTGCTGTCCTCCATGGGGAAAAAGCTGGGTGGAGTGACTGGGGACTTGATCGGGTTTGCCATTGAGAGTTCTCAATTGGTGTTTTTGCTATTGGTTTATATAACGGTATTACCTTGA
- the cobU gene encoding bifunctional adenosylcobinamide kinase/adenosylcobinamide-phosphate guanylyltransferase yields the protein MSITLVTGGARSGKSSYAEKICSAYGKPMVYIACGKITDAEMEDRIKKHQERRASNWKTVEKYRDFAQMKDQDYFCENDIFLLDCVTTMATNLMFDAGIDYDTCSMEEMNQVEKDVLEQFSELLDVVKKGHKTLVLVSNEVGSGVVPSYRMGRFFRDLAGRINQYLAQKADEVVWMVSGIPVRIKEGK from the coding sequence ATGTCTATAACCTTGGTTACGGGAGGAGCTCGTAGTGGAAAAAGCTCGTATGCTGAGAAAATTTGTTCTGCATACGGGAAACCCATGGTCTATATAGCTTGCGGTAAGATAACGGATGCTGAGATGGAAGACCGAATAAAAAAGCATCAAGAACGCAGGGCTAGTAATTGGAAAACGGTGGAAAAATACCGAGACTTTGCACAAATGAAGGACCAGGATTATTTCTGTGAAAATGACATTTTCCTGCTTGACTGTGTAACGACCATGGCTACAAATTTGATGTTCGATGCAGGTATTGACTATGATACCTGTTCCATGGAGGAAATGAATCAGGTAGAAAAGGACGTTCTTGAGCAGTTTTCCGAATTACTAGATGTAGTGAAGAAGGGGCATAAAACGTTGGTCCTGGTAAGCAATGAAGTGGGATCAGGTGTGGTGCCATCTTATCGTATGGGCCGATTTTTCCGCGATCTGGCTGGAAGAATTAACCAATATTTGGCTCAAAAAGCGGACGAAGTAGTTTGGATGGTATCCGGAATTCCAGTACGCATCAAGGAGGGAAAATGA
- a CDS encoding sugar phosphate isomerase/epimerase — MQKGIFSWFGFLESIEIRLGQINNCGFDHVALWWEDETWPTLVKRFDMVKMAEKAGLTVDSIHLPYLEINDIWEQDNKEITNCYATYLREIASSGGELCVLHLQNEWFAPESLASGYRFLESMVLLAEELQVKIALENTHHTYLLSDALNHFPSESLGMCYDSSHDFYKTESKGELLKKHGDRLFCLHLSDTDGQADRHWTPGLGMVDFKRLSHDFQSFGYRGVYTLEVLADQRQKELGAEAFLAESYEALNLL; from the coding sequence ATGCAAAAAGGTATTTTTAGTTGGTTCGGATTTTTAGAGTCAATCGAGATCCGTCTAGGCCAAATTAATAATTGCGGTTTTGACCATGTAGCTTTATGGTGGGAAGATGAGACTTGGCCAACATTGGTCAAGAGATTTGATATGGTAAAAATGGCTGAAAAAGCTGGCCTTACGGTGGACTCTATCCATCTCCCCTATCTTGAGATTAACGATATTTGGGAACAGGACAATAAGGAGATTACGAACTGCTATGCAACCTATCTTAGAGAGATTGCTTCATCAGGGGGGGAACTCTGTGTCCTGCACCTGCAAAATGAGTGGTTTGCTCCCGAGTCATTGGCTTCTGGCTATCGCTTTTTGGAGAGTATGGTACTACTTGCGGAAGAATTGCAAGTGAAGATTGCTTTGGAAAATACCCACCATACCTATCTGTTAAGTGATGCACTCAACCATTTTCCGAGTGAGAGTTTGGGCATGTGCTATGACTCTTCTCATGACTTTTATAAGACGGAATCAAAAGGTGAACTTTTGAAAAAACATGGTGACCGACTTTTTTGCTTGCATCTTTCTGATACCGATGGCCAAGCAGACCGACATTGGACACCGGGACTTGGTATGGTGGATTTTAAACGTCTAAGCCATGATTTCCAATCATTTGGCTATCGAGGGGTATATACCCTGGAAGTCCTTGCAGATCAAAGGCAGAAAGAACTAGGTGCGGAAGCATTCTTAGCTGAGTCATATGAAGCACTGAATTTACTATAG